One window from the genome of Haloprofundus halobius encodes:
- a CDS encoding DNA polymerase II large subunit, which yields MRPDDERYFARIENRLDEAFEVAEAARDQGRDPGTEVEIPVAKDMADRVENILEIEGVAERVRELEGQMSREEAALALAEDFAEGRVGDYDTREGTVEGAVRTAVALLTEGVVAAPIEGIDRVEILSNDDGTEFVNVYYAGPIRSAGGTAQALSVLVADYTRTLIGLDEYKARDDEVERYVEEVDLYDKETGLQYSPKDKETRFIARNMPIMLDGEATGDEEVSGYRDLDRVDTNSARGGMCLVMAEGIALKAPKIQRYTRQLDEVDWPWLQDLIDGTIGKDDGKTENEEAAEREDAADADEEAAEEESDTGDVDPTPPDGPPRVEPATKFLRDLIAGRPVFGHPSEEGGFRLRYGRARNHGFATAGVHPATMHIVDDFVATGTQIKTERPGKAGGVVPVDSIEGPTVRLANGDVRRIDDPEEALELRNGVEKILDLGEYLVNYGEFVENNHPLAPASYTPEWWVQDLDHAGADVQALRDSPRVDLESPTAEQALEWATEYDAPLHPKFTYLWHDISVDEFEALADAVSAGELTDGVLAIERTETTRRALEHLLVEHSQTEDALRIPEWRLLARTLGVDDGLRKTWDAIDLSAEAGEWNGGDNAVKAANEVAPFAIQERAPTRIGNRMGRPEKSESRDLSPAVHTLFPIGEAGGSQRDVGEAARKMDDRGRRGVVGVRVGRRECAACGEHTYKPDCPSCGGHTEPYYECTDCEIEVEPDEAGRVECPRCEREVESPDWHDVDIGRELSDALDAVGERKASYKILKGVKGLTSAHKTPEAMEKGVLRAKHGVTAFKDGTVRYDMTDLPVTAVRPEELDVTAEHFRELGYDRDIDGEPLRHDDQLLELRVQDIVLSDGAAEHMLKTANFVDDLLESYYGLPAFYEVNERDDLIGELVFGMAPHTSAAVVGRVVGFTSAAVGYAHPYFHAAKRRNCDGDEDCVMLLMDGLLNFSKEFLPDKRGGQMDAPLVMSSRIDPSEIDDEAHNMDIVRQYPREFYEATREMADPGDVEDIITIAEDNLGTDLEYSEFYHTHDTSNIHLGPALSAYKTLGSMTEKMDAQLHLARKLRAVDETDVAERVIEYHFLPDLIGNLRAFSRQKTRCLDCGEKYRRMPLTGDCRECGGRVNLTVHQGSVNKYMDTAIEVAEEFGCRDYTKQRLEVLKKSLESVFENDKNKQSGIADFM from the coding sequence GTGAGACCGGACGACGAGCGCTACTTCGCGCGCATCGAGAACCGACTCGACGAGGCTTTCGAGGTCGCCGAGGCCGCCCGCGACCAGGGCAGAGACCCCGGGACCGAGGTGGAGATTCCGGTCGCCAAGGACATGGCCGACCGCGTCGAGAACATCCTCGAAATCGAGGGCGTCGCCGAGCGCGTCCGCGAGCTGGAGGGACAGATGTCCCGCGAGGAAGCCGCCCTCGCGCTCGCGGAGGACTTCGCGGAGGGCCGCGTCGGCGACTACGACACCCGAGAAGGAACGGTCGAAGGCGCGGTCCGGACCGCCGTCGCCCTCCTCACCGAGGGCGTCGTCGCCGCCCCGATCGAGGGCATCGACCGCGTCGAAATCCTCTCGAACGACGACGGCACCGAGTTCGTCAACGTCTACTACGCCGGCCCGATTCGCTCCGCGGGCGGGACGGCGCAGGCGCTCTCCGTGCTCGTCGCCGACTACACGCGGACGCTCATCGGCCTCGACGAGTACAAAGCCCGCGACGACGAGGTCGAACGCTACGTCGAGGAGGTCGACCTCTACGACAAGGAGACGGGACTGCAGTACTCGCCGAAGGACAAGGAGACGCGCTTCATCGCGCGCAACATGCCCATCATGCTCGACGGCGAGGCGACCGGCGACGAGGAGGTGTCGGGCTACCGGGACCTCGACCGCGTCGACACCAACTCCGCCCGCGGCGGGATGTGTCTCGTCATGGCCGAAGGGATCGCGCTGAAAGCGCCGAAGATTCAGCGCTACACCCGCCAACTCGACGAAGTCGACTGGCCGTGGCTGCAGGACCTCATCGACGGCACCATCGGCAAAGACGACGGGAAGACGGAGAACGAGGAGGCCGCCGAACGCGAGGACGCGGCCGACGCAGACGAGGAAGCCGCCGAAGAGGAGAGCGACACCGGAGACGTCGATCCTACCCCCCCCGACGGCCCGCCGCGCGTCGAACCCGCGACCAAGTTCCTGCGCGACCTCATTGCGGGCCGTCCCGTGTTCGGCCACCCGTCCGAAGAGGGTGGGTTCCGGCTCAGATACGGCCGTGCGCGCAACCACGGCTTCGCGACGGCGGGCGTCCACCCGGCGACGATGCACATCGTCGACGACTTCGTCGCGACAGGGACCCAAATCAAGACCGAACGTCCCGGCAAAGCCGGCGGCGTCGTCCCCGTCGACTCCATCGAAGGGCCGACGGTCCGCCTCGCGAACGGCGACGTTCGGCGCATCGACGACCCCGAGGAGGCGCTCGAACTCAGAAACGGTGTCGAGAAGATTCTCGACCTCGGCGAGTACCTCGTCAACTACGGCGAGTTCGTCGAGAACAACCACCCGCTCGCGCCCGCTTCCTACACGCCCGAGTGGTGGGTGCAGGATCTCGACCACGCCGGCGCTGACGTCCAGGCGCTTCGCGACTCGCCGCGCGTCGACCTCGAATCGCCGACCGCCGAGCAGGCGCTGGAGTGGGCGACCGAGTACGACGCGCCGCTACACCCGAAGTTCACCTACCTCTGGCACGACATCTCTGTCGACGAGTTCGAAGCCCTCGCCGACGCCGTTTCCGCGGGCGAACTCACCGACGGAGTGCTCGCTATCGAGCGCACCGAGACCACGAGGCGAGCGCTCGAACACCTGCTCGTCGAACACTCCCAGACCGAGGACGCCCTCCGCATCCCCGAGTGGCGACTGCTCGCGCGGACGCTCGGCGTCGACGACGGTCTCCGGAAGACGTGGGACGCAATCGACCTCTCGGCCGAAGCCGGAGAGTGGAACGGCGGCGACAACGCGGTGAAAGCCGCCAACGAGGTTGCGCCCTTCGCGATACAGGAGCGTGCGCCGACCCGAATCGGCAACCGGATGGGTCGGCCCGAGAAGTCCGAGAGCCGCGACCTCTCGCCCGCCGTTCACACCCTGTTCCCAATCGGCGAGGCCGGCGGGAGCCAGCGCGACGTGGGCGAGGCGGCCCGAAAGATGGACGACCGCGGTCGCCGCGGCGTCGTCGGCGTGCGCGTCGGCCGCCGCGAGTGCGCCGCCTGCGGCGAGCACACGTACAAACCGGACTGCCCGTCCTGCGGCGGCCACACCGAACCGTATTACGAGTGCACCGACTGCGAAATCGAGGTCGAACCCGACGAGGCGGGTCGCGTCGAGTGCCCGCGCTGCGAACGCGAGGTCGAGAGCCCCGACTGGCACGACGTCGATATCGGCCGAGAACTCTCCGACGCCTTGGACGCCGTCGGCGAGCGCAAGGCCTCGTACAAGATTCTGAAAGGCGTCAAAGGACTCACCTCGGCGCACAAGACGCCCGAAGCCATGGAGAAGGGCGTTCTGCGCGCGAAACACGGCGTCACCGCGTTCAAAGACGGGACGGTCCGCTACGACATGACCGACCTGCCCGTCACCGCCGTCAGACCCGAGGAACTCGACGTGACGGCCGAGCACTTCCGCGAACTCGGCTACGACCGCGACATCGACGGCGAACCGCTGCGCCACGACGACCAACTGCTCGAACTCAGAGTCCAGGACATCGTCCTCTCGGACGGCGCGGCCGAACACATGCTGAAGACCGCGAACTTCGTCGACGACCTACTGGAGAGCTACTACGGACTCCCGGCGTTCTACGAGGTCAACGAGCGCGACGACCTCATCGGCGAACTCGTGTTCGGGATGGCCCCGCACACGTCAGCGGCGGTCGTCGGGCGGGTTGTAGGATTCACTAGCGCTGCTGTCGGCTACGCACATCCTTACTTTCATGCAGCTAAACGGAGAAATTGCGACGGCGACGAGGACTGCGTCATGCTGCTCATGGACGGCCTCCTCAACTTCTCGAAGGAGTTCCTCCCAGACAAACGCGGTGGGCAGATGGACGCGCCGCTCGTGATGTCGTCGCGCATCGACCCCTCCGAGATCGACGACGAGGCGCACAACATGGACATCGTGCGGCAGTACCCGCGGGAGTTCTACGAGGCGACCCGCGAGATGGCCGACCCCGGCGATGTCGAAGACATCATCACCATCGCCGAGGACAACCTCGGGACCGACCTCGAGTACTCGGAGTTCTACCACACCCACGACACCTCGAACATCCATCTCGGCCCGGCGCTCTCCGCCTACAAGACGCTCGGGTCGATGACAGAGAAGATGGACGCCCAACTCCATCTGGCCCGAAAGCTCCGCGCCGTCGACGAGACTGACGTCGCAGAGCGTGTCATCGAGTACCACTTCCTGCCGGACCTCATCGGGAATCTTCGAGCCTTTTCGCGCCAGAAGACGCGCTGTCTCGACTGCGGCGAGAAGTATCGGCGGATGCCCCTGACGGGCGACTGTCGCGAGTGCGGCGGGCGCGTCAACCTCACGGTCCACCAGGGCTCCGTGAACAAGTACATGGACACCGCCATCGAAGTGGCCGAGGAGTTCGGCTGTCGCGACTACACGAAACAGCGCCTCGAAGTGCTCAAGAAGAGCTTAGAGAGCGTGTTTGAGAACGACAAGAACAAACAGAGCGGTATCGCGGATTTCATGTAA
- a CDS encoding PPC domain-containing DNA-binding protein, which translates to MNYREVNASREFLARLETGADWREEIEEFAEREGIDSAWFNAMGAVQDADVWFYDQEEKEYRSVQFDEPLEVAACVGNVALLDGEPFAHTHAVLSRPSGQALAGHLNAATVFAGEVYLRAFDESLERDHDDVTDLDLWL; encoded by the coding sequence ATGAACTACCGGGAGGTCAACGCGAGTCGGGAGTTTCTGGCGCGACTCGAAACCGGTGCGGACTGGCGCGAGGAGATCGAGGAGTTCGCCGAGCGCGAGGGAATCGACTCGGCGTGGTTCAACGCGATGGGCGCGGTGCAGGACGCCGACGTCTGGTTCTACGACCAGGAGGAGAAAGAGTACCGCTCCGTCCAGTTCGACGAACCGCTGGAGGTCGCCGCCTGCGTCGGCAACGTCGCGCTGCTCGACGGCGAACCGTTCGCGCACACCCACGCCGTCCTCTCGCGACCCAGCGGACAGGCGCTGGCGGGCCACCTCAACGCCGCGACGGTGTTCGCCGGCGAGGTGTACCTCCGCGCGTTCGACGAATCGCTCGAACGCGACCACGACGACGTGACCGACCTGGACCTGTGGCTCTAA